From the genome of Rathayibacter sp. VKM Ac-2804:
CCGCGCACCTGGCTGTTCGCGATCGCCCGCAACGTGATCGTCGACGCGCACCGCTCCGTCCAGCGGCTGCCGCGGATCGTGCCGGCCGAGGTGCTCGAGGACGTCGCCGGCGAGGACGTCGATCCGCTCGAGCCGCTGATGATGGTCGAGGCGCTCGCCCGCCTCTCGCCCGAGCACCGCCAGGTGGTCGTCGCGATCCACCTCCGCGGCGAGAGCTACGCCGAGGTGTCCGCGGCGACCGGAGTCGCGGTCGCGACGCTCCGGACCCGCACGTTCTACGCTCTCAAGGCGCTCCGCACGCATCTCGCGGGGCCCGATTCGACCCCGGAGGACCGATCGTGACTGGTGCTGACGGACGCGGTGCTGACGGACGCGGTGCCGACGGTCGCGGTGCCGACGGACGCGGTGCCGACGGCGAGGGCGGGCGCCGCGAGGAGCTGATCGCCGCGGCCCTCGCCGGCGAGCTGTCGGACGGGGAGGCCGCCGAGCTCGACCGGCTGCGGGCGGCGGACCCGAGCGTGGACGAGGAGCTGGCCTCCTTCGGCGCCGTGCTCTCCGGGCTGGGCGGGGTCGGCCGTTGGGAGGAGCCCGAGCCCTCGGCGGACCTGCGCGCGCGGGTGGCGGCGCTCGCCGGACCGGCGCTGGTGGCGGTCCCGAGGGCCCGGGGCGAGGAGCCGCGGAGTGCGCCGGCCCGGCCCGCGCGCGGTCGCCGGATCGCGCTCGGGGTGACGGCGGCCGCCGCCTGCGTCGCGATCGGGGCGTTCGGCGGTCTCGCCCTGCAGTCGCTCGGCGACCGTCCCCCCGAGGGCGGGCCGGGCACGCTCGGCGCCGTCGAGCCGATCGCCTTCGCCGAGGACTCGGCCCTCGAGATCGACGCCGAGCTCGTCGCGCACACCTGGGGCA
Proteins encoded in this window:
- a CDS encoding sigma-70 family RNA polymerase sigma factor; protein product: MTQPDPRPTPRPAAPLDLVAAFDEHGSALLGFAVNALRDRGLAEDCVQETFLRAWRSRERYAAERASPRTWLFAIARNVIVDAHRSVQRLPRIVPAEVLEDVAGEDVDPLEPLMMVEALARLSPEHRQVVVAIHLRGESYAEVSAATGVAVATLRTRTFYALKALRTHLAGPDSTPEDRS